The following are from one region of the Mannheimia granulomatis genome:
- a CDS encoding universal stress protein produces the protein MYNKLLIAIDLTDLKSAKYVVDTALQITAKNPNAVYRVVSIIEPVDNSLISAFLPKNFDKEVVQEANQKLHDFTKTHFPEGSKVQHIVAYGTIYEEICRIADEKSVDLILMLASSKPKAKGLSSNTVKVARNTSKPILVLR, from the coding sequence ATGTATAATAAATTACTTATTGCAATTGATTTAACAGATCTAAAAAGTGCAAAATATGTGGTGGATACCGCATTACAAATTACGGCGAAAAATCCAAATGCGGTTTACCGTGTCGTTTCAATCATTGAGCCTGTGGATAACAGCTTAATTTCGGCTTTCTTACCTAAAAACTTCGATAAAGAGGTGGTGCAAGAAGCTAATCAAAAATTGCATGATTTTACAAAAACGCACTTTCCGGAAGGTTCAAAAGTGCAACATATAGTGGCTTACGGTACTATTTACGAAGAAATTTGCCGTATTGCTGATGAAAAATCGGTGGATTTAATCTTAATGCTGGCAAGCAGCAAGCCTAAAGCAAAAGGATTAAGTTCCAATACCGTTAAAGTGGCTCGTAACACAAGCAAGCCAATTTTAGTGTTAAGATAA
- a CDS encoding TRAP transporter permease — MSVESKVDYDDLQDMVASNDSGGRTPSGIAKKAIVYVAILWSLFQIYYASPIPFILQEWLTYAGINLNVVVDDTKARSIHLAFAMFLAFLSYPAFATSPKHKIPYIDWVFAFVGAFLGLYYIFFYEGLVKRFGAPNLQDIIAGCVGVLLVLEATRRSLGLPLVVIAIVFLIYNYFGQYLPADWIVSHRSGSLSQIINQQWITTEGVFGVALGVSTKYVFLFVLFGALLDKAGAGNYFIKTAFAYLGHLRGGPAKAAVVSSALTGLISGSSIANVVTTGTFTIPMMKRVGFTKEKAGAVEVASSVNGQIMPPVMGAAAFLMIEYVNMPYSQLITHAFLPALISYIALVYIVHLEACKMNLQGLPRTDPPNPILVFLLRAVTSILVVVGLVLAVNYGLGWIRVVTPDYAFIIVCLFLAAWYVLAIRRVASFPDLEADDPNSDIVKLPSRKPTVNAGLHYLIPVVVLLWCLMVEMLSPGLSAFWGTVTLIFIQLTQRPLLNFFRKESITKEIIKQGVKDVVDSLEAGGRNMTGIALATATAGVIVGVVALTGFGVQLSSVIEFLSMGNIILMLILVAIFSLILGMGLPTTANYIVVSSLMATVIVEVGRQNGLIVPLIAVHLFVFYFGIMADVTPPVGLASFAAAAISGGSPIKTGMVAFLYSLRTAILPFLFIFNTDLLLLDLRYPGQGWIVFITATVGVLAFTSATMNYILTKNKWWETALLVIAAFALFRPGFFMERIYPSERYIEPVHLAQELQETKVGQNITLKVAGLNPYGKEIEFYAQMPVPEGSTGEERLKNLGLTLLQTEEKIEVDGAETPKVVIDMVEIDSPAAKAGLNWDQTLLYAAIPQPAPSKEWIFIPALLAVFGVVANQRRRVKKQQ; from the coding sequence ATGTCAGTTGAATCTAAAGTTGATTATGATGACCTACAAGATATGGTTGCTTCCAACGATTCCGGTGGGCGAACACCATCGGGCATTGCGAAGAAAGCTATTGTTTATGTTGCTATTCTTTGGTCTTTATTTCAAATTTACTACGCCTCGCCAATTCCGTTCATATTGCAGGAATGGCTAACTTATGCGGGCATTAATTTAAATGTGGTGGTGGACGATACTAAAGCTCGTTCTATCCATCTGGCATTTGCTATGTTCTTAGCATTTTTGTCTTATCCGGCTTTTGCGACCTCTCCGAAACATAAAATTCCTTATATTGACTGGGTATTTGCATTTGTGGGGGCGTTTTTGGGTTTGTACTATATTTTCTTCTATGAAGGATTGGTTAAACGCTTTGGTGCCCCAAATCTACAAGATATTATTGCCGGCTGTGTAGGTGTTTTGTTGGTGCTTGAAGCTACCCGCCGTAGCCTTGGTTTGCCTTTGGTGGTGATTGCGATTGTATTCCTCATTTATAACTATTTTGGACAATATTTACCGGCGGATTGGATTGTGAGTCACCGTTCAGGTTCCTTATCGCAAATCATTAACCAACAATGGATCACTACCGAAGGGGTGTTTGGTGTTGCCCTTGGGGTATCGACTAAATACGTGTTCTTATTCGTATTATTTGGGGCATTGTTAGATAAAGCGGGTGCAGGTAACTATTTTATTAAAACAGCCTTTGCCTATTTAGGTCACTTACGTGGTGGCCCGGCAAAAGCGGCTGTGGTTTCTTCCGCATTAACAGGCTTGATTTCAGGTTCATCTATTGCGAATGTTGTAACTACAGGGACGTTTACCATTCCTATGATGAAGCGTGTGGGCTTTACAAAAGAAAAAGCCGGTGCGGTAGAAGTTGCTTCATCGGTAAACGGTCAAATTATGCCACCTGTGATGGGTGCTGCGGCATTTTTAATGATTGAATATGTCAATATGCCGTATAGTCAGTTGATTACTCACGCTTTCTTACCGGCATTGATTTCTTATATTGCACTAGTTTATATCGTGCATTTAGAAGCGTGTAAAATGAACTTACAAGGATTGCCAAGAACTGATCCGCCAAACCCTATTTTAGTATTCTTACTTAGAGCAGTAACCTCTATTTTAGTTGTAGTGGGGTTAGTATTGGCGGTCAATTACGGATTAGGTTGGATTCGTGTAGTTACACCTGACTATGCGTTTATCATTGTTTGTCTGTTTTTGGCGGCTTGGTATGTATTAGCGATTCGCCGTGTGGCGAGCTTCCCTGATTTAGAGGCTGATGATCCAAATTCAGATATTGTTAAACTGCCATCAAGAAAACCAACCGTAAATGCAGGCTTACATTATTTAATTCCGGTGGTTGTGTTACTTTGGTGTTTAATGGTTGAAATGCTTTCTCCGGGGCTATCTGCTTTCTGGGGAACGGTAACGTTGATTTTCATCCAATTAACTCAACGCCCATTGTTAAATTTCTTCCGTAAGGAGAGCATCACAAAAGAAATTATTAAACAAGGCGTGAAAGATGTGGTGGATAGTTTAGAAGCGGGTGGTCGCAATATGACCGGTATCGCTTTGGCAACTGCAACCGCAGGGGTGATTGTTGGGGTTGTTGCCTTAACCGGCTTTGGTGTTCAGCTTTCAAGCGTGATTGAATTCTTGTCGATGGGAAATATTATATTAATGTTAATTCTCGTGGCAATATTCAGCTTGATTTTAGGTATGGGGTTACCTACTACTGCAAACTACATTGTGGTTTCATCATTAATGGCAACCGTAATCGTAGAAGTTGGCCGTCAAAACGGTTTAATTGTACCGTTGATTGCAGTGCATTTATTTGTATTCTATTTTGGGATTATGGCTGATGTAACTCCACCTGTTGGTTTAGCCTCTTTTGCAGCTGCGGCAATTTCCGGCGGTAGTCCGATTAAAACCGGTATGGTGGCATTCTTATATAGCTTAAGAACGGCAATTTTACCTTTCCTATTTATTTTTAATACGGATTTACTATTACTAGATCTTCGTTACCCAGGACAGGGGTGGATTGTATTTATTACCGCCACGGTTGGTGTATTGGCCTTTACCTCAGCGACAATGAATTACATCCTAACTAAAAATAAATGGTGGGAAACGGCATTACTGGTTATTGCTGCGTTTGCTTTATTCCGTCCGGGCTTCTTTATGGAGCGTATTTATCCATCCGAGCGTTATATTGAACCTGTTCATTTGGCACAAGAGTTACAAGAAACAAAAGTAGGGCAAAATATCACCTTAAAAGTTGCAGGGTTAAACCCTTACGGTAAAGAGATTGAGTTCTACGCTCAAATGCCTGTACCGGAAGGTAGTACGGGTGAGGAACGTTTGAAAAATCTCGGTTTAACCTTACTTCAAACGGAAGAAAAAATTGAAGTAGATGGTGCGGAAACGCCAAAAGTGGTGATTGATATGGTAGAGATTGATTCACCGGCGGCAAAAGCAGGCTTGAACTGGGATCAAACCTTACTTTATGCAGCTATTCCTCAGCCTGCACCAAGCAAAGAGTGGATTTTTATCCCGGCATTGTTAGCTGTATTTGGTGTTGTGGCAAATCAACGTCGCAGAGTCAAAAAACAGCAGTAG
- the yiaK gene encoding 3-dehydro-L-gulonate 2-dehydrogenase — MRVSYEDLKAQFKRVLLSRNVREEIAEECATVFADTTQAGAYSHGVNRFPRFIQQLENGDIVPEAVPTKVLSLGAIEQWDAHQAIGNLTAKKMMDRAMELASQNGIGVVALRNANHWMRGGSYGWQAAEKGYIGICWTNALAVMPPWGAKECRIGTNPLIVAVPTTPITMVDMSCSMYSYGMLEVHRLAGRQTFVDAGFDDEGNPTRDPATVEKNRRLMPMGFWKGSGLSIVLDMIATLLSNGESTAAVTEDKDDEYCVSQVFIAIEVDRLIDGKTKDEKLNRIMDYVRTAERADPDVAVRLPGHEFTQILADNKANGIPVDDTVWAKLQSL; from the coding sequence ATTCGAGTATCTTATGAAGATTTAAAAGCACAGTTTAAACGCGTTTTACTTTCCCGTAATGTGCGTGAAGAAATTGCTGAAGAGTGTGCAACCGTCTTTGCCGACACCACCCAAGCCGGTGCTTATTCTCACGGGGTAAACCGTTTCCCGCGTTTTATTCAGCAGTTAGAAAATGGCGACATTGTGCCTGAAGCAGTACCAACCAAAGTGCTTTCATTAGGTGCAATTGAGCAGTGGGACGCACACCAAGCGATCGGTAACTTAACTGCGAAAAAAATGATGGACAGAGCGATGGAGCTGGCTTCGCAAAACGGCATCGGTGTGGTGGCATTGCGTAACGCAAACCACTGGATGCGTGGCGGTTCTTACGGTTGGCAAGCAGCAGAAAAAGGCTATATCGGTATCTGTTGGACGAACGCTTTAGCGGTTATGCCACCTTGGGGGGCGAAAGAGTGCCGTATTGGGACTAACCCGTTAATTGTTGCGGTGCCAACTACACCAATTACCATGGTCGATATGTCTTGCTCAATGTACTCCTACGGAATGCTTGAAGTTCACCGCTTAGCGGGTCGCCAAACCTTCGTCGATGCCGGTTTTGATGATGAGGGCAACCCGACTCGTGATCCGGCAACTGTGGAGAAAAACCGCCGCTTAATGCCAATGGGCTTCTGGAAAGGTTCGGGCTTATCGATTGTGTTAGATATGATCGCAACCCTGCTTTCTAACGGTGAATCCACCGCTGCGGTAACCGAAGATAAAGATGATGAATACTGCGTTTCCCAGGTGTTTATTGCCATTGAAGTCGATAGACTGATTGACGGCAAAACTAAAGATGAAAAACTTAACCGTATTATGGATTACGTTCGCACCGCTGAGCGTGCAGACCCTGATGTAGCGGTGCGTTTACCGGGGCACGAGTTCACGCAAATTCTTGCCGACAACAAAGCCAACGGCATTCCGGTAGATGATACCGTGTGGGCGAAATTGCAATCGCTGTAA
- a CDS encoding YhcH/YjgK/YiaL family protein — MFFGHISNYNPAQYPKAIQFALDYLKNTDFDAMEAGVYELKGRDIYVQVLDLETKEKSAYQPEVHRNYLDVQYLHKGVELMAASIDLGNNPIAVEYNSERDIQFYVSVQNENEFRCEAGNFAVFFPEDTHRTAIFAGEAKIRKVVVKIKMSEI; from the coding sequence ATGTTTTTCGGTCATATTTCAAATTACAACCCTGCTCAATATCCAAAAGCGATTCAATTCGCATTGGATTATTTAAAAAATACCGATTTTGATGCGATGGAAGCAGGTGTTTACGAACTCAAAGGGCGTGATATTTACGTTCAAGTGTTAGATCTTGAAACGAAAGAAAAATCCGCTTATCAGCCGGAAGTGCATCGAAATTATTTAGACGTGCAATATTTACACAAAGGTGTGGAATTAATGGCGGCATCCATTGATTTAGGCAATAACCCTATTGCGGTGGAATATAACTCTGAGCGTGATATTCAATTTTATGTTTCGGTGCAAAATGAAAATGAATTCCGCTGTGAGGCTGGCAACTTTGCGGTGTTCTTCCCTGAAGATACGCACCGAACAGCTATTTTTGCAGGAGAAGCAAAAATCCGCAAAGTGGTGGTAAAAATTAAAATGAGTGAAATTTGA
- a CDS encoding TAXI family TRAP transporter solute-binding subunit, with protein MKKLVKLSFLAGLVMGSASVQATETFVTIGTGGQTGVYYVVGQSICQLVNRDTAKTGVKCNAPSTGASVANLNAIAAKEMDMGIAQSDWQYHAYNGSSSFEGKKNDKLRAIFSLHAEPFTVMARTDANIKSFDDLKAKRVNVGDPGSGTRATMNVILAAKGWTDKDFKVASELKPAEMASVMCDNNLDAITYNVGHPNGALKEAAASCDAKLVPVTGPEIDKLVADHTYYAKATIPGGLYKGSDEPTETFGVYATLVTSADVDADKVYTVTKAVFDNFDRFKRLHPAFEHLKQEDMIKSALSAPLHDGAVRYYKEKGWIK; from the coding sequence ATGAAAAAATTAGTCAAACTTTCTTTCCTTGCCGGCCTTGTAATGGGAAGTGCTTCAGTTCAGGCAACGGAAACATTTGTGACTATCGGTACCGGTGGTCAAACGGGGGTTTATTATGTGGTGGGTCAATCAATTTGCCAATTAGTAAACCGTGATACCGCAAAAACAGGTGTGAAATGTAATGCACCTTCAACCGGTGCTTCTGTGGCGAACTTAAATGCGATTGCTGCAAAAGAGATGGATATGGGGATCGCACAATCAGACTGGCAATATCACGCATACAATGGCTCAAGCTCATTTGAAGGTAAGAAAAACGATAAACTTCGTGCGATTTTCTCACTTCATGCAGAACCGTTTACAGTAATGGCTCGTACCGATGCTAATATCAAGTCATTTGATGATTTAAAAGCAAAACGTGTGAACGTGGGTGATCCGGGTTCTGGTACGCGTGCAACAATGAACGTAATTTTAGCGGCAAAAGGCTGGACGGATAAAGATTTTAAAGTAGCTTCTGAATTAAAACCGGCAGAAATGGCTTCTGTAATGTGTGATAACAACTTAGATGCAATTACTTATAACGTTGGTCACCCGAATGGCGCATTAAAAGAAGCTGCGGCATCTTGTGATGCTAAATTGGTGCCTGTAACCGGTCCTGAAATTGATAAATTAGTGGCAGATCACACATATTATGCGAAAGCAACGATTCCTGGCGGTTTATATAAAGGTTCTGATGAACCAACAGAAACCTTTGGTGTATATGCCACATTAGTCACTTCTGCGGATGTGGATGCGGATAAAGTTTATACTGTAACTAAAGCAGTATTTGATAACTTCGACCGTTTTAAACGTTTACATCCTGCATTTGAACATCTAAAACAAGAAGATATGATTAAAAGCGCACTTTCTGCTCCGCTACACGATGGTGCAGTGCGTTACTACAAAGAGAAAGGTTGGATTAAATAA
- the rsmB gene encoding 16S rRNA (cytosine(967)-C(5))-methyltransferase RsmB — translation MTKTKKLSSRALSPRAISANIILQVLDQGKSLSTLIPEAQKKLDPKDFPLVQEITFGVCRMLPRLESIIKLLLEKPLKGKTRLVHCLLLVGLYQLLYMRVPAHAAVDEVVNATKALKLDSFRALTNGVLRRFLREQDEILAKVDKHWQTQHSEWLVNKLKKAYPHWRDIIEANNQRPPMWIRVNQQHIKAKDYSVLLGEVVAKNLQNSTACTPDCALLLDKPVAVNQLMNFEQGWATVQDVHAQWAAELLDAQNGETILDACAAPGGKTTHILEKAPQANVIALDIEESRLKRVRENLARLGQSAQVICGDASKPQEWLADDVMFDRILLDAPCSATGVIRRHPDIKWLRKEDDIAELALLQRNILEALWARLKPTGILVYATCSVLPDENSEQIKRFMQSHPDAKQVEMDFNGEKVVEKQFFPHENGGDGFFYAKLQKVAN, via the coding sequence ATGACAAAAACGAAAAAACTTTCTTCTCGTGCACTTTCTCCTAGAGCTATTAGTGCGAACATTATTTTACAAGTGCTGGACCAAGGTAAATCGCTTTCTACCTTAATCCCTGAAGCACAAAAAAAGCTAGACCCTAAAGATTTCCCCTTGGTGCAAGAAATCACTTTTGGGGTATGTCGAATGCTGCCCCGCTTGGAATCGATCATCAAATTATTGCTAGAAAAACCGCTTAAAGGCAAAACGCGTTTGGTGCATTGTTTGTTGTTAGTGGGCTTGTATCAATTACTTTATATGCGAGTGCCGGCTCATGCTGCTGTGGATGAAGTGGTGAATGCTACCAAAGCATTAAAACTGGATAGTTTTCGAGCATTAACCAATGGTGTGCTACGTCGTTTTTTGCGTGAGCAGGATGAAATTTTGGCGAAAGTCGATAAGCATTGGCAGACACAGCATTCTGAATGGTTGGTGAATAAACTAAAAAAAGCTTATCCTCATTGGCGTGATATTATCGAAGCTAATAATCAACGCCCTCCTATGTGGATTCGAGTAAACCAACAACATATTAAAGCGAAAGATTATTCGGTGTTGTTGGGGGAAGTGGTTGCAAAAAATTTGCAAAATTCTACCGCTTGTACGCCTGATTGCGCGTTACTGTTGGATAAACCTGTGGCAGTAAATCAGCTTATGAATTTTGAACAAGGCTGGGCAACGGTGCAAGATGTTCATGCGCAATGGGCGGCAGAACTACTTGATGCTCAAAACGGCGAAACGATTTTAGATGCTTGTGCTGCACCGGGTGGTAAAACTACCCATATTTTAGAAAAAGCCCCGCAAGCAAACGTGATTGCTTTGGATATTGAAGAAAGTCGTTTAAAGCGCGTGCGTGAGAATTTAGCTCGACTTGGGCAGTCTGCACAAGTCATCTGTGGAGATGCTTCAAAACCACAAGAATGGCTGGCAGATGATGTGATGTTTGATCGCATTTTACTTGATGCACCTTGTTCGGCAACCGGAGTAATTCGCCGCCATCCTGATATTAAATGGCTGCGTAAAGAAGATGATATTGCGGAATTAGCCCTATTACAGCGAAATATTCTTGAGGCGTTATGGGCAAGATTGAAACCAACGGGCATCTTAGTTTATGCAACTTGCTCTGTACTTCCTGATGAAAACAGCGAGCAAATCAAGCGGTTTATGCAATCTCATCCTGATGCTAAACAGGTAGAGATGGACTTTAACGGTGAAAAAGTAGTAGAAAAACAGTTTTTTCCGCATGAAAACGGTGGAGACGGTTTCTTCTATGCAAAATTACAAAAAGTGGCAAATTAA
- the trkA gene encoding Trk system potassium transporter TrkA, with product MKIIILGAGQVGSTLAENLVSEDNDIVLVDNDPARLDKLKDKHDLQVIRGEYASPRVLREAGANDADLLVAVTDSDEVNMIACQVAYTLFNVPTKIARIRSADYVREKDQLFNDDVLPIDHIIAPEILVKKDILRLIHYPGALQIAHFADELVSLVNVKAYYGGPLVGYPISALKDHLPHIEARIVSIFRQDKPIFPQGSTIIEAGDEVFFICATQHIRAVMSELQRLDRPHKRIMIVGGGSIGSSLAQDLEEQYRVKIIERNPKLAEKLAEKLSNTLVLTGDASDEELLFEEHIENIDLFLAVTSDDESNIMAALLAKRLGAKKVIILVQRLAYLHLIQGGTIDIAISPQQATISALASYVRKGDILQVSSLKLGVAGGVEIIAHGDETTSKVVGRQIKDLKLPQGAIVGAIVRGEEVIIAHKSTIIKEHDRVIIFVNDKKQIDEIEKLFQIGVFFL from the coding sequence ATGAAAATTATCATTTTAGGGGCGGGGCAAGTAGGCTCAACGCTGGCAGAAAATTTAGTGAGCGAGGACAATGATATTGTTTTGGTTGATAACGACCCCGCACGATTGGATAAGCTAAAAGATAAACATGATTTACAGGTTATTCGTGGTGAATATGCATCGCCTCGTGTATTGCGTGAGGCTGGGGCGAATGATGCTGATCTTTTAGTAGCAGTTACCGATAGTGATGAAGTAAATATGATTGCCTGCCAAGTGGCTTACACTTTATTTAATGTGCCAACCAAAATTGCCCGTATTCGCAGTGCAGACTATGTGCGGGAAAAAGATCAACTTTTTAATGATGATGTCTTGCCTATAGACCATATTATTGCTCCTGAAATTTTGGTGAAAAAAGATATTTTGCGTTTAATCCACTACCCGGGTGCGTTACAAATTGCACATTTTGCCGATGAGTTAGTGAGCTTGGTGAATGTGAAAGCTTATTATGGTGGTCCTTTAGTCGGCTACCCGATTTCGGCATTAAAAGATCACCTGCCTCATATTGAGGCAAGAATAGTCTCTATTTTCCGTCAAGATAAACCGATTTTTCCGCAAGGCTCAACTATTATTGAAGCTGGAGATGAGGTCTTTTTTATCTGTGCCACCCAACATATTCGGGCTGTAATGAGTGAGTTACAGCGTTTAGACCGACCTCATAAGCGTATTATGATTGTAGGGGGAGGAAGTATTGGTTCTTCTTTAGCTCAAGATTTAGAAGAGCAATATAGGGTAAAAATTATAGAGCGAAACCCGAAACTCGCGGAAAAATTAGCGGAAAAACTCTCCAATACTTTAGTGTTAACCGGTGATGCCTCCGATGAAGAATTGCTGTTTGAAGAGCATATTGAGAATATTGATTTATTCCTTGCTGTAACCAGCGATGATGAATCTAATATTATGGCAGCATTATTGGCAAAGCGTTTAGGTGCGAAAAAAGTGATTATCCTTGTGCAACGTTTAGCCTATTTGCATCTTATTCAAGGCGGAACAATTGATATTGCGATTTCTCCTCAACAGGCTACCATTTCTGCGTTAGCAAGCTATGTGCGAAAAGGGGATATTTTACAAGTTTCTTCTTTAAAATTAGGGGTTGCCGGTGGAGTGGAGATCATCGCACACGGTGATGAAACAACCTCTAAAGTGGTTGGCCGTCAAATTAAAGATTTAAAACTACCACAGGGTGCAATTGTTGGTGCGATTGTGCGTGGTGAGGAGGTGATTATAGCCCATAAATCTACTATTATTAAAGAACATGACCGTGTCATTATTTTTGTAAATGATAAAAAACAAATTGATGAAATTGAAAAACTGTTCCAGATAGGTGTGTTCTTCTTATAA
- a CDS encoding TRAP transporter small permease has protein sequence MKAFAQLVGKALEALVVIILSAMSILVFLNVVLRYGFNSSINVTEEVSRYMFVWLAFLGAVLAFSENQHVRVTMLTDKLSPVGRNILSVFTDLAMLFCCYLIVDGSWIQFNLNLNNFAPISGLPQGITFLASTVAGVLIGILIIVRIVATIGVIAKGESK, from the coding sequence ATGAAAGCCTTTGCTCAATTAGTTGGAAAAGCATTAGAAGCATTAGTGGTAATTATTTTATCCGCTATGTCTATCTTGGTTTTCCTCAATGTTGTGTTACGTTACGGCTTTAATAGCAGTATTAACGTTACAGAAGAAGTTTCACGTTATATGTTTGTATGGCTTGCTTTCTTAGGTGCGGTATTGGCGTTTAGTGAAAACCAGCACGTTAGAGTAACAATGCTGACAGACAAATTATCGCCGGTTGGTAGAAACATTTTAAGTGTGTTTACTGATTTAGCGATGCTGTTCTGCTGCTACTTAATTGTAGATGGTAGCTGGATTCAATTTAATCTTAACTTGAATAACTTTGCCCCAATTTCGGGCTTACCGCAAGGCATTACTTTCCTTGCAAGCACGGTTGCAGGTGTATTAATCGGTATCTTAATTATTGTACGCATTGTTGCAACCATTGGCGTAATTGCGAAAGGAGAAAGTAAATGA
- the selB gene encoding selenocysteine-specific translation elongation factor produces the protein MIFVTAGHVDHGKTSLLKALTGKDTTHLPEEQKRGLTIDLGYAYLPVENDILGFIDVPGHQLFLSNMLAGLGGINHALLVISAEEGIKPQTEEHLDILRLLNFQHIMVVITKADRVEEAQISQLIESIKSQYPFLADSKTFITSAKTAQGIEELKAYLIELNQQSHAIQKPFRYAIDRVFNVKGAGLVVTGTTVSGQVSEGDELFLSSGKKLRVKAIHAQNSPSNTGYAGQRLALNIANVEKEDIQRGDWITELEPKFATDRITVLLTANQTLKENSIVHIYHFASHITGKLNLLEVKQAVKNRQYFAEVILDEALHIAVGDKLILRSGDDSQTFAGAEVLEIDSPKRHKRSDERLAFVKNLAKTTACHDFTARVNLCLQNRAKELSALQWFEQCFAEDIAVLGFNTSSKWVFNSEFKMQAQQKVLEKMAEYHGHHQDQIGVTKARLYRIALLDLPENLANQFIDDLVEQKQLTNSRGWLHLPAHRIEFDEEELQLWQRIRPLFEATNQALWVRDIASSLSVDETKMRNLLYKAGKLGYLIPIVKDRFLLIEQIEAFAQLIKSFIQENGAISVNQLRDQLNYGRKLTVQLIEYFDRSGFLRRKGDVHLLRDSETF, from the coding sequence ATGATTTTTGTAACCGCAGGCCATGTCGATCACGGCAAAACCTCTCTTTTAAAAGCCTTAACAGGCAAAGATACTACTCACTTACCCGAAGAACAAAAACGTGGGTTAACTATTGATTTGGGGTATGCTTATTTGCCTGTTGAAAATGATATTTTAGGATTTATTGATGTGCCGGGGCATCAGCTTTTTTTATCGAATATGCTTGCGGGGCTTGGTGGGATTAATCACGCTTTGTTGGTGATTTCTGCTGAGGAAGGCATTAAACCTCAAACTGAGGAGCATTTGGATATTTTACGCTTGCTGAATTTCCAACATATTATGGTGGTGATTACTAAAGCCGATCGGGTGGAAGAAGCTCAAATTTCACAATTAATTGAAAGCATCAAAAGCCAATATCCATTTCTGGCAGACTCGAAAACTTTTATTACTTCAGCGAAAACAGCTCAAGGTATTGAGGAATTAAAGGCTTATTTAATCGAGCTAAATCAACAAAGTCATGCCATTCAAAAACCGTTCCGCTATGCAATTGACCGTGTATTTAATGTTAAAGGTGCAGGTTTGGTGGTAACCGGCACAACAGTTTCGGGGCAAGTCAGTGAGGGGGATGAACTGTTTTTATCGAGTGGTAAAAAACTGAGAGTAAAAGCCATTCATGCACAAAACAGCCCTTCAAACACAGGCTATGCCGGGCAGCGTTTGGCGTTAAATATTGCTAATGTGGAAAAAGAGGATATTCAGCGAGGCGATTGGATTACCGAGCTTGAGCCGAAATTTGCCACCGACCGCATTACCGTTTTGCTTACCGCAAATCAGACGTTAAAAGAAAACAGTATTGTGCATATTTACCACTTTGCATCTCATATTACCGGCAAATTGAATTTGCTTGAGGTAAAACAAGCGGTCAAAAATCGGCAATATTTTGCAGAAGTGATTTTGGATGAAGCTTTGCATATTGCTGTGGGTGATAAACTTATTTTACGCAGTGGTGATGACAGCCAAACTTTTGCTGGGGCTGAAGTGCTGGAAATCGATTCCCCGAAACGGCATAAACGTAGTGATGAGCGTTTGGCATTTGTAAAAAATTTAGCAAAAACAACCGCTTGCCATGATTTTACAGCACGAGTGAACTTGTGCTTACAAAACCGTGCGAAAGAATTGTCGGCACTTCAATGGTTTGAACAATGCTTTGCTGAGGATATTGCGGTACTGGGTTTTAATACTTCCTCAAAATGGGTGTTTAATTCTGAATTTAAAATGCAAGCTCAGCAAAAAGTGTTAGAAAAAATGGCGGAATATCACGGGCACCACCAAGATCAAATAGGGGTAACCAAAGCCCGTTTATATCGTATTGCGTTACTGGATTTACCCGAAAATCTGGCAAATCAATTTATTGATGATTTAGTCGAGCAAAAACAACTTACCAACAGCCGTGGCTGGTTGCATTTGCCGGCTCATCGCATTGAATTTGATGAGGAAGAATTGCAACTTTGGCAGAGAATTCGGCCGCTTTTTGAAGCGACAAACCAAGCTCTTTGGGTGCGAGATATTGCAAGTTCATTATCTGTTGATGAGACAAAAATGCGAAATTTACTCTATAAAGCCGGGAAGCTGGGTTATTTGATTCCTATCGTAAAAGATAGATTTTTATTAATTGAGCAGATAGAAGCTTTTGCTCAATTAATAAAATCGTTTATTCAAGAGAATGGCGCTATTTCGGTTAATCAGTTGCGAGATCAATTAAATTATGGACGAAAGCTTACGGTTCAGTTGATTGAGTATTTCGACCGTTCCGGTTTTTTAAGACGGAAAGGTGATGTGCATTTGTTGCGTGATAGTGAAACTTTTTAG